A window of Mucilaginibacter paludis DSM 18603 contains these coding sequences:
- a CDS encoding ring-cleaving dioxygenase yields the protein MENQILGLHHITAIAGNAKRNLNFYTKTLGLHLVKKTVNFDDPNTYHLYYGDKGGSPGTILTFFPWEGIAPGRRGARQATEIGYSIPANSLDFWLKRFEDHNVIYNKVSEKFGEQYITALDPDGLKLELTVSKNEDNRTPWETAEITAENALKGFHSITITTNKMQPTADILTNIFGYKLLEQNVNRYRFITNTVGNANIVDLVEVAGEVAGHVAGGSVHHVAFRVANDQILMHYRDIIANAGLHITEKIDRNYFYSLYFREPGGVLFELASDNPGFAVDESVEELGTHLMLPAQYEQHRAEIEKNLPKLD from the coding sequence ATGGAAAATCAAATATTAGGACTACACCACATTACCGCCATAGCAGGTAATGCCAAACGCAACTTAAACTTTTATACTAAAACATTAGGACTTCACCTGGTTAAAAAAACTGTAAATTTTGACGACCCGAATACCTACCACTTGTATTATGGCGACAAAGGCGGCTCGCCCGGAACCATTTTAACTTTTTTTCCATGGGAAGGTATTGCCCCCGGCAGAAGAGGTGCACGCCAGGCTACCGAGATTGGCTACTCTATTCCGGCAAACAGCCTGGATTTCTGGCTGAAACGTTTTGAGGATCATAACGTGATTTATAATAAAGTTTCCGAAAAATTTGGCGAACAATATATCACCGCGCTTGACCCCGACGGTTTAAAACTGGAATTAACCGTATCTAAAAACGAGGATAACCGTACACCTTGGGAAACTGCTGAAATTACTGCCGAAAACGCTTTAAAAGGGTTCCACAGCATTACCATTACCACCAACAAGATGCAGCCAACGGCAGATATCCTGACCAATATATTCGGCTACAAATTATTGGAGCAAAATGTTAACAGGTACCGTTTTATTACCAACACTGTAGGCAACGCAAACATTGTTGACCTGGTAGAAGTTGCAGGCGAAGTTGCCGGGCATGTGGCAGGCGGCTCGGTTCACCATGTGGCTTTCCGTGTAGCTAACGATCAGATACTGATGCACTACCGTGATATTATTGCCAACGCCGGTTTACATATCACAGAAAAGATTGACCGTAACTATTTCTATTCGCTGTATTTCCGCGAACCAGGAGGCGTATTGTTTGAATTAGCCAGTGATAATCCGGGTTTTGCCGTGGATGAATCAGTAGAAGAGTTGGGTACTCATTTAATGTTACCTGCACAATACGAGCAACACCGTGCAGAGATAGAAAAGAATTTGCCCAAACTGGATTAA
- a CDS encoding glycoside hydrolase family 2 TIM barrel-domain containing protein yields MMFICGNLSAQQSVRLNHNWEFLKQDIGGIWEALRPVTAGNPESVPLWQAVNTPHCFNARDAVDPSGNYYQGPGWYRTQLDIANPYPQGRTILHFEGAGQKTDVYVYNVKVGSHLGGYDEWTVDITNAVADFKQNPVFKKQFKGKIPIEIRCDNSRDLESIPSRLSDFCVYGGIYRYLNLVYTPALSLDKVFASAEVDSEGKSGRLSIKARFYNPQSIAGANANVVIIDPQGKNIRHSDTQLTSLNNDEAIGLFTIDKPQLWSPSKPLRYTVEVTVSTPDGIFKQTEKIGFRNFEFADNGPFMLNGKRLLLNGTHRHDDQAGVAAALTEDMLRTEMQMIKNMGANFIRLGHYQQSRIVLNLCDSLGILVWEEEPWCRGGLGGEVYQGQARSMLTNMIEQHYNHPSVIIWGLGNENDWDGDFQEFDKQKIRAFMQQQNNLAHRLDPSRKTAIRRCDFCKDIVDVYSPSIWAGWYRGVYSEYQSVSQTEFKSVKHFIHIEWGGDSHAMRHAEDPYQGLPKISAGKGADERAGDANLHGGDARVSRDGDWSESYICDLFDWHLKEQEKMPWLTGTAFWTFKDFATPVRPENPIPYINQKGVVEHDMRPKEAYYVFQSYWADKPMAHIYGHTWPVRWGNEGEQKMVKVYSNCDEAELWVNGKSYGTKKRNSQDFPAAGLHWLVVFNKGENNIKVIAKKGKTIIKDEISQVYQTDKWSKPAKLVLEKLGEENGVATVQVKIIDDNQVQCLDAANWINFSLAGDGRLIDDLGTSSGSRKVQAYNGRAIIRVESNKGKSVVGVQSPGLPSVFLDL; encoded by the coding sequence ATGATGTTTATTTGCGGTAACTTATCGGCGCAACAGTCGGTACGGCTTAATCATAACTGGGAATTTTTAAAGCAGGATATTGGCGGCATTTGGGAGGCTTTAAGGCCCGTTACCGCCGGTAACCCGGAGAGTGTACCCCTATGGCAGGCAGTTAACACACCACATTGCTTTAACGCGCGAGATGCGGTAGACCCATCCGGTAATTACTACCAGGGGCCGGGCTGGTACCGCACTCAATTGGATATCGCAAACCCGTATCCACAGGGGCGTACAATTTTGCATTTTGAAGGCGCCGGACAAAAAACAGACGTTTATGTTTACAACGTAAAAGTAGGCTCACATTTAGGTGGTTATGATGAGTGGACGGTTGATATTACAAATGCTGTGGCCGATTTTAAACAAAACCCTGTTTTTAAAAAGCAATTTAAAGGAAAAATACCGATCGAGATCCGTTGCGATAACAGCCGTGATCTGGAAAGTATCCCTTCGCGCTTATCCGATTTTTGCGTTTATGGCGGTATCTACCGCTATCTTAATTTAGTTTACACACCGGCCTTATCGCTCGATAAGGTATTCGCTTCAGCGGAAGTTGACAGCGAAGGAAAAAGCGGGCGGCTGAGTATTAAGGCGCGTTTTTATAACCCGCAATCAATAGCCGGGGCTAATGCTAATGTGGTTATTATTGATCCGCAAGGAAAAAACATCCGCCACAGCGATACTCAATTAACATCCTTAAACAATGATGAAGCAATCGGCTTATTTACCATTGATAAACCGCAATTGTGGTCGCCTTCAAAACCATTACGATATACGGTGGAAGTTACTGTTTCCACACCTGATGGCATTTTTAAGCAAACTGAAAAAATTGGTTTCCGCAATTTTGAATTTGCAGATAACGGTCCGTTTATGCTGAATGGTAAACGCTTGCTATTAAACGGAACTCACCGGCATGATGACCAGGCCGGAGTTGCAGCCGCGCTGACAGAAGACATGCTGCGCACAGAGATGCAAATGATTAAAAACATGGGTGCCAACTTTATCCGCCTTGGCCATTATCAGCAATCCCGTATTGTGTTGAACTTATGCGATAGCCTGGGCATACTGGTTTGGGAGGAAGAGCCCTGGTGTCGCGGTGGTTTAGGTGGCGAGGTTTATCAGGGCCAGGCCCGGAGCATGCTCACCAACATGATAGAGCAGCATTATAATCATCCGTCGGTCATCATCTGGGGATTAGGCAATGAGAATGATTGGGATGGCGATTTCCAGGAGTTTGACAAACAAAAGATCCGCGCCTTTATGCAGCAGCAGAACAACCTGGCGCATCGCCTTGATCCATCCCGTAAAACGGCCATCCGGCGTTGTGATTTTTGTAAGGATATCGTGGATGTTTATTCGCCATCAATATGGGCGGGATGGTACCGGGGTGTTTACAGCGAATACCAAAGCGTAAGCCAAACGGAGTTTAAAAGCGTAAAGCATTTTATTCATATTGAGTGGGGAGGAGATAGCCATGCTATGCGCCACGCCGAAGATCCCTACCAGGGCCTACCCAAAATAAGCGCTGGCAAAGGTGCTGATGAGCGCGCCGGCGATGCCAATTTGCATGGCGGCGACGCCCGGGTTTCGAGGGATGGCGACTGGAGTGAAAGCTATATCTGCGACCTATTTGACTGGCATTTAAAGGAGCAGGAAAAAATGCCCTGGTTAACCGGTACAGCTTTTTGGACTTTTAAAGATTTTGCCACGCCCGTCAGGCCGGAGAACCCAATACCTTACATTAACCAGAAGGGCGTTGTGGAGCACGATATGAGGCCCAAAGAAGCCTATTACGTATTTCAGTCTTACTGGGCAGATAAGCCCATGGCCCACATTTACGGGCACACCTGGCCGGTGCGTTGGGGTAACGAAGGGGAACAAAAAATGGTGAAAGTATACTCCAACTGTGATGAAGCCGAACTTTGGGTAAATGGCAAAAGCTATGGTACCAAAAAGCGAAACAGCCAGGATTTTCCGGCGGCAGGTTTACATTGGCTGGTTGTATTTAACAAGGGAGAAAACAACATTAAGGTAATTGCCAAAAAAGGAAAAACGATAATTAAAGACGAGATAAGCCAGGTTTACCAAACCGATAAATGGAGCAAGCCAGCTAAATTGGTATTGGAAAAATTAGGTGAAGAAAACGGTGTAGCTACTGTACAGGTAAAGATCATAGACGATAACCAGGTGCAGTGCCTGGATGCCGCAAACTGGATCAATTTCTCGTTAGCGGGTGATGGACGGCTGATAGATGATCTGGGAACATCCAGCGGATCCCGAAAGGTGCAGGCTTATAACGGGAGAGCCATTATTCGTGTTGAAAGTAATAAAGGTAAAAGTGTTGTGGGCGTACAGTCACCTGGTTTGCCAAGCGTGTTTCTTGATCTTTAA
- a CDS encoding alginate lyase family protein — protein sequence MKSLCMVLLLSMPLLKMPSSHRFDEPDFKNRITLTLRSQIMEEAAWAMQQEPVTVTAQTCSRSAGNKHDFYSEGDYWWPDPKNPGGPYIQKDGLTNPDNFVAHRLAMIRFSRIIGALASAYQLSHDGKFVKQALVHLRAWFIDPETMMNANLQYAQAIQGITVGRGIGIIDTIQLMEVVQGLMAMENAPQMDKKLAAGVRNWFAQYLAWLNTSKNGAEEKAAKNNHGTCWVMQVACFARFTHNQALLDSCSNRFKTVLLPTQMAPDGSLPLELKRTKPFGYSIFCLDAFATLCQILSTPGNNLWEYQTADGRSVKKGIAYLYPYLADKTKWPFAHDVMYWQNWPVAQPSLVFGAMAYHRTEWLKTWQKLDHNPGEEEVIRNLPVRHPLIWVQ from the coding sequence ATGAAAAGTTTATGCATGGTTCTGTTACTGAGTATGCCTTTGCTTAAAATGCCTTCGTCACATCGTTTTGACGAACCGGATTTTAAGAACAGGATCACTTTAACCCTGCGCAGCCAGATTATGGAGGAGGCCGCCTGGGCTATGCAGCAAGAGCCTGTAACCGTTACAGCACAAACCTGCAGCCGGAGCGCGGGCAATAAGCACGATTTTTATTCGGAAGGCGATTATTGGTGGCCCGATCCGAAAAATCCCGGTGGGCCATATATTCAGAAAGATGGATTAACCAACCCAGATAATTTTGTAGCCCATCGTTTAGCCATGATCCGGTTTAGCCGGATCATCGGCGCGCTGGCGTCGGCTTATCAACTTTCTCATGACGGAAAATTTGTAAAGCAAGCGCTTGTCCATCTCAGGGCCTGGTTTATTGATCCGGAAACGATGATGAATGCCAACCTGCAATATGCCCAGGCCATACAAGGGATAACGGTAGGGCGTGGTATAGGCATTATCGATACCATACAACTGATGGAAGTTGTGCAGGGCCTGATGGCGATGGAAAATGCGCCCCAAATGGATAAAAAACTGGCAGCCGGGGTGCGCAATTGGTTTGCTCAATACCTGGCCTGGCTCAATACCAGTAAAAACGGCGCCGAAGAGAAAGCTGCAAAAAATAATCACGGCACCTGTTGGGTAATGCAGGTTGCTTGCTTTGCCCGCTTTACGCATAACCAGGCCCTGTTGGATTCTTGCAGTAACCGTTTCAAAACAGTATTGCTTCCTACCCAGATGGCGCCCGATGGCAGTTTGCCCCTTGAGTTAAAGCGTACTAAGCCATTTGGCTATTCTATTTTTTGCCTTGATGCTTTTGCTACGCTTTGCCAGATTTTATCAACCCCCGGTAATAACCTTTGGGAATACCAAACTGCCGATGGCCGCTCCGTTAAAAAAGGGATAGCTTATTTATACCCTTACCTGGCCGATAAAACCAAATGGCCCTTTGCGCATGATGTGATGTACTGGCAAAATTGGCCAGTGGCGCAACCATCATTGGTATTTGGTGCAATGGCCTATCACCGTACCGAATGGCTAAAAACGTGGCAAAAGTTGGATCATAATCCGGGGGAGGAAGAAGTGATCAGGAATTTGCCGGTACGGCACCCTTTAATATGGGTACAATAA
- a CDS encoding glycoside hydrolase family 88 protein — protein MKNKYICLCLMLLICRLTVSAQNTDVAKGFAIAEKQTELLLKETASARNNPATKANMVSPRTETHTGELVLIPSKDWVSGFFPGELWYLYEYSNDKKWLEEAKTYTANIEPEKMDRTSHDVGFKVYCSFGNGYRLTHDEHYKEVIIQAAKTLSTRFNPVVGCIKSWDGRKEWKYPVIIDNMLNLELLFNATRFSGDSSFYKIAVSHANTTLKNHFRADYSCYHVVDYDPETGKVLHKQTHQGYSDESSWARGQGWALYGFTMCYRETKNKAYLHQAEKVARFILDNPNLPKDMVPYWDLNAPAIPDEPRDASAAAVMASALYELSTFSPNGKLYRAKADAIIKTLTSKYTSKIGEHRGFILLHSTGHKPANSEIDVPISYADYYYLEALLRQKHIKERGKI, from the coding sequence ATGAAAAACAAATACATCTGTTTATGTTTGATGCTGCTGATATGCAGGCTGACTGTATCCGCCCAAAATACTGATGTGGCAAAAGGATTCGCCATAGCCGAAAAGCAGACAGAGTTGCTTCTGAAGGAAACTGCGAGCGCCAGGAATAACCCGGCCACAAAGGCCAACATGGTATCCCCGCGTACCGAAACCCATACGGGTGAGTTGGTGCTGATCCCTTCAAAAGATTGGGTGAGCGGATTTTTTCCGGGCGAGCTTTGGTACTTGTACGAGTACAGCAACGATAAGAAATGGCTTGAGGAGGCAAAAACATACACGGCTAACATTGAGCCCGAAAAAATGGACCGGACATCGCACGATGTGGGCTTTAAAGTTTATTGCAGCTTTGGCAACGGCTACCGTTTAACTCATGATGAGCATTATAAAGAGGTGATTATCCAGGCGGCAAAAACACTATCTACCCGCTTTAATCCTGTTGTTGGTTGTATTAAATCGTGGGATGGCCGTAAGGAGTGGAAATACCCGGTTATTATTGATAATATGTTAAACCTTGAACTGCTTTTTAACGCTACGAGGTTCAGCGGCGATTCGTCGTTTTATAAAATTGCGGTATCGCACGCCAATACAACCCTTAAAAATCATTTCAGGGCCGATTATAGCTGTTACCATGTTGTAGATTACGACCCTGAAACAGGCAAAGTTTTACATAAACAAACGCACCAGGGCTATTCCGACGAATCGTCGTGGGCGCGTGGCCAGGGTTGGGCACTTTATGGTTTCACCATGTGCTATCGCGAAACAAAAAATAAAGCCTACCTGCACCAGGCCGAAAAAGTAGCCCGTTTTATTTTGGATAACCCCAACCTGCCTAAAGATATGGTTCCCTACTGGGATTTAAATGCACCGGCCATTCCGGATGAGCCACGCGATGCTTCGGCGGCGGCGGTTATGGCTTCGGCCTTGTATGAGTTAAGTACTTTTAGCCCCAATGGTAAGTTATACAGGGCCAAGGCAGATGCCATCATCAAAACGCTTACCTCAAAATACACCTCAAAAATAGGTGAACACCGGGGCTTTATATTATTGCACAGTACCGGCCATAAACCTGCTAACAGCGAAATAGATGTCCCCATCAGTTATGCCGATTATTATTACCTCGAAGCATTATTGCGCCAAAAACATATTAAAGAACGGGGTAAGATATAA
- a CDS encoding DUF1800 domain-containing protein: MKTNKFLCVSLAVLVAGIILSSFFTGPKLPVTSFKFPYKRAGLTERQAAAHLLNRFSYGATPGQVDSVVNMGLEKWFQQQLTASLPDDTLNQHLKAYDAINLSNAEALSKYPQGFVVTNMAIKDSVISKDSVNKAVNKKAYNDTLKAYMDRKGLKPDGELYKQFIDQNILRAVYTRNQLQEVLTDFWFNHFNVSFTKGECASFIPAYERDVIRPNVFGKFDKLLLASAKSPAMLYFLDNFTSVGPPAPAPAKASAKAKAAPGGDMMMAGDAMMSAAKPAGNDMMMAGGAASKPATAKPAAAPTDMMAMAPVTPTPAPKKPQAPANKNVAGLNENYAREVMELHTMGVDGGYTQSDVTQAARVLTGWTIYPISSYGYGSNMKGLVDKIGVNNLAAKGFVHEGDFLYTPNRHDIGEKTVLGRHFDGKGGYQEGVDLLEMLAHHPSTAKFISRKLAVRFVSDNPPQSLINKMAKTFTEQDGDISQVLITMVTSPEFWNSKALREKTKSPFELVVSSVRSLNADVQDPYQLYNWMNRMGQKIYYYQAPTGFPDRGQYWINTGSLLNRMNFGLALAQQRIPGVKVNLAALNNHHEPESANAALITYSKLVMPERNLDKTYKQLVPLLNDPALADKVNNAAGKAQSPAPSAPDRPTVGAPGDMATMSAVTPEKPKPMVKDSPKTTAQANSAGNNMLAQVVGIIIGSPEFQRR, from the coding sequence ATGAAGACCAATAAATTTTTATGCGTCAGTTTAGCAGTATTGGTAGCAGGCATTATTCTGTCATCATTTTTTACAGGCCCTAAACTGCCGGTAACCAGTTTTAAATTTCCGTACAAACGGGCAGGTTTAACAGAGCGCCAGGCGGCGGCCCACTTACTTAACAGGTTTAGCTATGGAGCAACACCGGGCCAGGTTGATTCGGTTGTAAACATGGGCTTAGAAAAATGGTTTCAGCAGCAATTAACCGCCTCTCTGCCCGACGATACCCTTAATCAGCATCTGAAAGCTTACGATGCCATTAATTTGAGCAATGCCGAAGCCTTAAGCAAATATCCGCAGGGTTTTGTGGTTACCAATATGGCTATTAAGGATAGCGTGATCAGCAAAGACTCTGTTAACAAAGCAGTTAATAAAAAAGCTTATAATGATACCCTGAAGGCCTATATGGACCGCAAAGGCTTAAAACCCGATGGCGAACTGTATAAGCAATTTATTGATCAGAATATTTTAAGGGCGGTATATACCCGTAACCAGTTGCAAGAAGTGCTAACCGATTTTTGGTTTAACCATTTCAACGTATCCTTCACCAAGGGCGAATGTGCTTCGTTTATCCCCGCTTACGAAAGGGATGTGATACGCCCTAATGTATTTGGTAAGTTTGATAAACTGTTGCTGGCATCGGCTAAATCGCCTGCGATGTTGTATTTCCTTGATAATTTTACCAGCGTAGGGCCTCCGGCACCCGCTCCGGCAAAGGCGTCGGCAAAAGCAAAGGCCGCTCCCGGCGGAGATATGATGATGGCCGGCGACGCGATGATGAGCGCAGCTAAACCAGCAGGCAATGATATGATGATGGCTGGTGGCGCCGCAAGCAAACCCGCAACCGCGAAACCTGCTGCCGCACCAACTGATATGATGGCGATGGCACCCGTTACACCAACGCCAGCCCCCAAAAAGCCCCAGGCACCAGCCAATAAAAACGTTGCCGGCTTAAACGAAAATTACGCCCGCGAGGTAATGGAACTGCACACTATGGGGGTTGATGGCGGCTATACCCAATCAGATGTAACACAGGCTGCCCGGGTATTAACCGGATGGACCATTTACCCCATTAGCAGTTATGGTTACGGCAGCAACATGAAAGGCCTGGTTGACAAAATTGGCGTGAATAATTTAGCCGCGAAGGGATTTGTACACGAGGGCGACTTTTTATATACGCCGAACCGCCACGATATAGGCGAAAAAACAGTACTGGGGCGCCATTTTGACGGCAAAGGCGGCTACCAGGAAGGTGTCGACCTGTTAGAGATGCTGGCCCACCATCCTTCAACAGCTAAATTTATTTCGAGAAAGCTGGCTGTACGCTTTGTAAGCGATAATCCGCCCCAAAGCCTGATTAATAAAATGGCTAAAACTTTTACCGAGCAAGATGGTGATATCAGCCAGGTTTTGATCACGATGGTTACATCGCCTGAATTTTGGAACAGCAAGGCCCTGCGCGAAAAAACAAAATCGCCGTTTGAATTGGTTGTTAGTTCGGTACGCAGCTTAAATGCCGACGTGCAGGACCCCTACCAATTATACAACTGGATGAACAGAATGGGACAGAAAATATATTATTACCAGGCTCCAACAGGTTTTCCGGATAGGGGCCAATACTGGATCAACACCGGTTCATTACTCAACCGGATGAACTTTGGCCTGGCCCTGGCGCAACAACGCATACCGGGGGTTAAGGTTAACCTGGCAGCGCTCAACAATCACCACGAACCAGAGAGCGCCAATGCTGCCTTAATTACATATAGCAAACTGGTAATGCCCGAGCGTAACCTGGATAAAACTTATAAACAGCTTGTCCCTTTATTAAATGATCCGGCCCTGGCCGATAAAGTGAACAATGCAGCAGGTAAGGCCCAATCTCCCGCTCCATCCGCACCCGACCGGCCAACTGTTGGCGCTCCGGGCGACATGGCAACCATGAGCGCGGTTACACCGGAAAAGCCCAAGCCAATGGTTAAAGACTCACCCAAAACAACTGCGCAGGCCAACAGTGCCGGCAATAACATGTTGGCGCAGGTGGTAGGTATTATCATCGGTTCGCCGGAGTTTCAAAGACGATAA
- a CDS encoding 7TM diverse intracellular signaling domain-containing protein, translated as MYLKNCIRTFFTVLFFAIGFSLHAQNAVQIKQNTDEHIFHSGEVEFIEDPGGNLTIEQVSSPGYSKKYLVPKDYYGINYHVKSVYWYRIKVNLQNPEKGIFEFFDQTIDDIVAYLPDGKGKFLMQKEGAKFDFSKRLYQHKNFEFPANVALQGEHLYYFRVKSSQNANIIIVYRTIARFIQYALTEYLTFGFFYGMILIFSFHNLLMFIAVRRRQYLFYVLYILSVGLYEMSVDGIAFQYLWPNYPSWNEYAFGVPLYALSVFGLIFTKELLHVKTKAPHFNVAIKVIIALRTAFFLLCLFYNQAFFYYKFIEFVPLSAAFFTGIYIWYRGFRPARFFVLGYAFLFNGFIIKVLFILGYTRFVPGALGHYSLGFSFILEMVFLSFAIGDQVRILKHKKEKAQQKIMQQMALNVALKDSINKELEIQVERRTKEVVLKSSEVFEKSAIIEAQNEELHSKNILLEKQSEEISRMNVLLEKDNVNLKTNIETVTNARVMSTELSFEEFSLKYPDQESCYKFLSDLKWRSGYKCIKCGNEIYCGGRIAYSRRCTKCSYEESVLFNTIFKNNRIPINKAFYLVYLMYTSKGTISSHKLSEKLDIRQSTCWSYSIRVKKVMFERKKEWKGAGKSGWSSLILEQQNPSHA; from the coding sequence ATGTATTTAAAAAACTGTATCCGCACATTTTTTACGGTTTTATTTTTTGCCATTGGATTTAGTTTACATGCTCAAAACGCTGTTCAAATTAAGCAGAATACTGATGAGCATATTTTCCATTCGGGCGAGGTTGAATTTATTGAAGACCCAGGCGGCAATTTAACGATAGAACAGGTAAGCAGCCCCGGTTACAGTAAAAAATACCTGGTTCCAAAAGATTATTACGGTATTAACTATCACGTAAAATCGGTTTACTGGTACCGCATTAAAGTGAACCTGCAGAACCCTGAAAAAGGGATCTTCGAATTTTTTGATCAAACTATTGATGATATTGTTGCTTATTTGCCAGATGGTAAGGGCAAGTTTTTAATGCAGAAAGAAGGGGCTAAGTTTGATTTTTCAAAGCGTTTATATCAGCATAAAAATTTTGAGTTTCCGGCAAATGTTGCCTTACAGGGCGAGCATCTTTATTATTTCAGGGTAAAATCCAGCCAGAATGCCAATATTATTATTGTATACCGCACCATTGCAAGATTTATCCAATATGCGCTTACCGAATATTTAACGTTCGGTTTTTTTTATGGGATGATATTGATCTTCAGCTTTCATAACCTGCTGATGTTTATTGCTGTGCGAAGGCGGCAATATCTTTTTTATGTGTTGTATATACTGAGTGTGGGGCTGTACGAAATGTCTGTCGATGGGATAGCATTCCAATATTTATGGCCAAATTACCCCTCGTGGAACGAGTACGCATTTGGAGTGCCTCTGTATGCCCTGAGCGTGTTTGGTTTAATCTTTACCAAAGAACTGCTTCATGTTAAAACTAAGGCGCCCCATTTTAACGTAGCTATCAAGGTAATCATCGCCTTGCGAACGGCGTTTTTCCTGTTATGCCTGTTTTACAATCAAGCTTTTTTTTATTACAAATTTATTGAGTTTGTGCCGCTGAGCGCTGCCTTTTTTACGGGTATTTATATCTGGTACAGGGGCTTCAGGCCGGCCCGTTTCTTTGTACTGGGCTATGCTTTTTTGTTTAACGGATTTATTATTAAGGTTTTATTTATCCTGGGTTATACCAGGTTTGTTCCCGGGGCTTTGGGGCATTATAGCCTGGGGTTCAGCTTCATCCTCGAGATGGTATTTCTGTCCTTTGCCATTGGCGACCAGGTTCGTATTTTAAAGCATAAGAAAGAAAAAGCCCAGCAGAAAATAATGCAGCAAATGGCCTTGAATGTGGCCCTCAAAGATTCTATTAACAAAGAGCTGGAAATACAGGTTGAAAGACGAACCAAAGAGGTTGTTTTAAAATCGTCCGAGGTATTTGAAAAATCGGCCATTATAGAAGCTCAAAACGAGGAGTTGCATAGTAAAAATATACTTCTTGAAAAACAATCCGAAGAAATTTCGAGGATGAACGTGTTGCTCGAAAAGGATAATGTAAATCTTAAAACCAACATCGAAACCGTAACCAATGCCAGGGTAATGTCGACAGAGCTCAGTTTTGAAGAATTTAGCCTGAAATATCCCGACCAGGAATCCTGCTACAAGTTTCTTTCGGACTTAAAATGGCGGTCGGGATACAAATGCATCAAATGTGGTAACGAGATCTATTGTGGCGGCCGCATTGCCTATAGCCGCCGCTGTACAAAATGCAGTTATGAAGAATCGGTATTGTTTAATACCATATTTAAAAATAATCGTATCCCTATTAATAAAGCCTTTTACCTGGTGTACCTGATGTACACCAGCAAGGGCACCATCTCATCACATAAGCTTTCAGAGAAATTAGACATCAGGCAAAGTACATGCTGGTCGTATTCTATCCGTGTAAAGAAAGTAATGTTTGAGCGTAAAAAAGAGTGGAAAGGCGCGGGTAAATCAGGCTGGAGTTCACTCATTCTGGAACAGCAAAATCCGTCTCACGCATAA
- a CDS encoding DUF4412 domain-containing protein yields MKRTISGLFAGLILLCACGHKKTDEGTITYSVEYELPDSLKQYASYLPKQAIVYFKGDSTISIQEASEESTSVITHANTHFMRALLKSATKHYAVDYDKAAQAEEVATMPSYTFTKTADAKTIAGYHAAKYTLKDKATGENAEAWFTKDVSIIPNSLTTSMDTTLGVPLAFTIKQNGIIVKTTVKEIKFDPVPAGVFLTPKGYEFLTPQQFREMTTGN; encoded by the coding sequence ATGAAGAGAACGATATCAGGCTTATTTGCGGGACTTATCCTGTTGTGCGCATGTGGCCATAAAAAAACCGATGAGGGAACGATCACTTATAGTGTGGAGTATGAATTACCGGATAGCTTAAAGCAATATGCCTCCTATTTGCCCAAACAAGCCATAGTTTATTTTAAAGGCGATTCAACCATCAGCATACAAGAAGCCAGTGAGGAATCAACCAGTGTAATTACCCACGCCAACACGCACTTTATGCGGGCGCTGCTTAAATCGGCCACCAAACATTACGCGGTTGACTACGATAAAGCGGCACAGGCAGAAGAGGTAGCCACCATGCCGTCATACACCTTTACCAAAACCGCTGATGCCAAAACCATTGCAGGTTATCATGCTGCAAAATATACGTTGAAGGATAAAGCAACTGGCGAAAATGCCGAAGCCTGGTTCACCAAAGATGTTTCTATTATCCCCAATTCCTTAACCACCAGCATGGATACCACGTTAGGGGTACCTTTAGCATTTACCATTAAACAGAATGGCATTATAGTTAAAACAACGGTAAAGGAAATCAAATTTGACCCGGTGCCCGCCGGTGTATTTTTGACACCTAAAGGATATGAGTTTTTAACGCCACAACAGTTCAGGGAAATGACAACGGGCAATTAG